AGAATAATCCGGGTCAAAGGACCAAAAAAGAAACGCCGATCAAAACAAGAGAAAAATCCGAGTCAAACGACCTGAAAAAAGACTCTCTACGACAGCCGATCAACACGATCGGCGGACGAATCCTAGGTATGGACGGCGCAGCCCCCGGTGACGATCATGGAaatcaaccgccccaggggctgcgCGGTGCTGaagcggcggcggctggagtttggatcgagattaggctgataccatgttagaaggaagAGAGAGGGATTGATGAAatagttcattgtattgcttgagcccctagacacatatatatatatatatatataggagtacatggtcatcttgaagtacaaggcaaggtagaataaaTCTTATGATATCCTATGTTTTCTACATAATCATTATACTCAACAGTTTCCTTCTTTGTTATTAAAATTATACTCAACAGTTTCCTTCTTTGTTATTAAAATACATTGCTAGTCCTTTTCATCAGTTCAGATTTTTGGAAAAACTTGGCTAGCACATCCTAAAAGATATGCAAGTATTGTGTGTTGATGAAAAATTAATTGTTAGATGCTGTCTATTTACACTCATTGGACATATTGACCCTGTCCCACTGTCGTGAACGTATCCTATCCGAATGATACAAATTTTCTCCGTAGGCAATGCTCCATGTAAGAATTGCAATGCATGAGACTTACTCGTACACAGGATACATGTGTGACAAGAGACAAGAAGCAGAGGTGATACTGTATACAGATGATTAGAGCATACAACAGCCTAGACGAAAGCACCGCGGTGTGCTGATTACAAGCGCAGATGCTGACAACTAATCACTCGATGCATCAGTCCTAAGAGAAAGGAACTACGTACTGCTCTACTACCCCAACAAGAAAGCTCAAAAGTACAGCACCATGAGGAGAGGAGCGACCAGCGGCACCGCGCTGGCCTGAAGCAGGGTGCCCATCCCCATGTCCTGTGAAAGCGCGGAACCAAAAGAAGTCAGAGCAAGGTGAACAAAGCTCAATCGATGCGGAGGCACGGGGAAAGCAAGCTTGAGCAAAGCTACGAGCTAAAGAAATCGAGAGCTTCAGGCATTAGTGGTGGCTGATTGGTAGTGGCGGTTACTCCTACCTGCCGTTGTTCTTGTCCAGGGGTGGGCATGGGCAGGACGGTGGCGGAGTCGGTGACGCCGGCGGGGAGCGGCACCGCGGGGTTGCTGCTGATGAAGGCGGTGCTCGCCCCGTCGCCCGACGCGGCAGGCGCGGGCGAGCCCGCATTGCCGTTGGCCGGCGCCCCAGGGCTCAGCCTGTCAGACGGCAGCTTCGGCATGTAGTCCTCCGAGCCGGGcaccggcgtcggcgtcggcgttggCGTGGGCGCAGGCGCGGGCGCGGCGACAGCGACAGCGGTCGGTGCCGGCAGCGGGGAGTAATCTGGCACCGACGGCACCACGACGGCCATGGGGACCTTCTCGTCGCCGTAGCCCTCGCCGAGCAGCTAGTTAATCGAACCACAAGAAGCAAGAAAATGTTAGAGCACGGAAACCGCCACCACCGACGAACACTACCAGTAGGCACTAGCAAAGCACTTGAAGCGAAGCCGTGAGCTCACCCGAGAAATGTACGCCCCGGCGCCGCGCGTGCCGTCGAGGAGCGCCTGCGACGGCTGCGCGAAGAAGGAGCAGAGCAGCAGAGCGGACGCAAGGGACGCGCGCTGCATCTTGCccgtcggcgtcggcggcgaggcTCCCGTCTCTGTCTTCTCGCTTCCTATGCTGTCTGCTCGGAGGGTCCGGTCTGGTTTGGGTTTGGCTCGAGGCCATGACCTTGTAAGACGTGCGTGGTCCTTGGGTGGGGTCTATGCTCTCCCTAGCCTGCAGGTCAGTGCGGGGCGGTGCACGGTGAAAAGCGATGCAAAACTGCCAAAGGAAACACAacaggggtggtggtggtggtggtggtggtagtctGCTACTCCTGGTACGGGCTAGCAGCTAGTCGTGGTCGAAAGGCTGCGGTAAAGCGGCCACCTTTGGGGACTTTGGGTTGGGCGTGCGTGGTGACGGCGAGGCCACAAAGGACGTGCGGTCGGCCGCCGGTGATTACCAGCAGATTGCTCGCGCTAGGACGTGCATTCTTCCTCTGTGTGTCAGTGTGTGTGTGGGTCGGGAGACTCATCGCGAGCAGCACGATGGAATGGAGGAACGCGGTGTTGGTTCCGGGCGCGGAGTCCTGTCGAGCTTTTGGGCGGAGGCCGAGGTGCTTTTGGGCCCGATAATGGCAGCATCAAAGGCCGGCGCGGTTGCCGGTGCACGTGAGTTCCAATACTGCGCTGCGCGGTCCAAGCTTTGGAGTTGCTCGATCCATGCGGTCAAATCTCAGCCCGGCCGTTTCCTGGCTCCTCACTGTACACTTGTACAGAATACAGGGCTCCTCGGCTTACAAATAATTCAAGTGAGACTTGATATTTTCCCTCTTTCGATCAAATAGGTAGAGTACCAGGACGCGGATTAAATGAGCTCGACCTCATATGTGCTCAGGTGAACAGTAAAATTCTAAAGAATTgagatttttttagaatttttccaTGGCAAAAATTGATAAATGTTTAATTTGTTTGTAAAGTTTCATCATAGAATGATAGAAAAAAACATTTGTGAAAGTCGtggcaaaacagaaaacaaagtcAGCACTCCAAAAAATAACTTTACTCcacgaatgtgatttcatgacgaaaaCGAGTATTGAAAACACTTGTCAAAGTTtatcatcaatttttttttaaTGTCTTTTTTTTATTGTACTGTTCACTCGAGCTCCTATGAGTGGAAGAGAGACTCCGAGTAGCCTCCATGACGTGTTGCGTACTGAGTCACAACATATAAAGTCAGACTCGTTATATTGATATTAACAGCCTTTATACCGAAAATGCATAGGAGCTCTCGGGTGCTACGCCCCttatattcaaaaataatttagtaattcaaaaaaagtcaaaaaatccCGGAACTTTTTATGGAATCAAACATGACCAGGTATTGCACTCGTATAAAAATATTTAAATAGGAAATGACTTATATTGTATCCATGGTCAAAGATTTCCCAAAAAATGCTAGATACACGTACTATTCATGCTATATTGTCGTCATAAATTTGGTTTTTTT
The window above is part of the Triticum aestivum cultivar Chinese Spring chromosome 2A, IWGSC CS RefSeq v2.1, whole genome shotgun sequence genome. Proteins encoded here:
- the LOC123185484 gene encoding cyclin-dependent kinase inhibitor 1C, encoding MQRASLASALLLCSFFAQPSQALLDGTRGAGAYISRLLGEGYGDEKVPMAVVVPSVPDYSPLPAPTAVAVAAPAPAPTPTPTPTPVPGSEDYMPKLPSDRLSPGAPANGNAGSPAPAASGDGASTAFISSNPAVPLPAGVTDSATVLPMPTPGQEQRQDMGMGTLLQASAVPLVAPLLMVLYF